TCCTTGGCACACCAGTAATTACTGGTTACCCTTTTAAGGTAGGTCAATGCAGACGTCGAATTCCACCTCCCAATCCCCGTAGTCTTTACCGACATTGATGCACGTCCTACGGCCATTGGGGTCTTCCAATGGCCTCAACCCATCCTTAATACTCATTCAAACAACCCTAACGCCCAGCTTGCTTAAGGCATTATTTACGTACTGACCAGCCAAGCACGGCCTTGGAAACCTCCAGAACGGCTTCCCCCTACCGAGCTCCCTCACCTCAATTATGCCGACTAGCGTTGGCGTTGTTGATATAGCTGCTTGGATATTGAGTATTGTCTCAGCCCTGATCAGTCCTTGATTAACGAGCCTACGGTAAATCCTGATTATGTTTGGTGGCTTATCCAAACGCTCAATGACTAAGGCGTAGCCCGAGTCAACAAGCGTGGTTAGGGCATTCACGTTCTCTGGCGGCCATATGAAGTTACCATCCCAACAAAAATGCCTCCTAACCCTACCCCTAATCAAGGTATCATTGAGACTTATTGGTTCCTCCTGGGCGTTGAATGACCTCGGTATTGCCGAGACTATTAGGATCAAGCCCTTGGTAACTAGGGCTATGGAGCCAAGCCCAACAGTCACCGATGTCGGTGACCTAAAACCGTAGACATAGACCTCCCTCCTCCTAATCAAGCCCTCACTCAACGTGAGCATCGCTAGTTAGCGGTAAACGCCTTATAAGTATGTGAGCAAGAACCAGCAATCCTAAGGGGTTGCAGAGCAATGTCCAGTTAGCTTCCGGTGAGTAAAGAGTGAATTTCCTCGTTTCTCGAGGAAAAGCCTCTTAACCATTGCTTGGGGTCACCCTAGGGAAAACAAACCAAGATTCTATTGTTTTGCTGTTTGATGTTTCACGCCTTAGCCTCGCTGCTTTCGTGTATACGCGTGGCTACATGTTTGTGTTTTCGGCTGTGCCTTTCATAGCCCTCGCGTTACATGGCTCCTGCCCACGTGGCTACGCGTCCTCCTTTTAAGTCAACACCAGTAATTGCTGGATGAGGTTTAGGGTTGTACGTGTTAGGGAGGACGTGTATGAATTGCTAAGGGCCCTGGCTGACTCTAGGGGTGTCTCTGTGGGTGAGGTTATTCGGCAGTTAATCAATGCATACCTCGCCATGAGTGAGGTCAAGGAAATGCTCAGGCAGTGCCTGAGCCGAGCAAACACGGAGGTGGTTAAGGACTCAATTAGGGAGAAATCCGTTGAATTAGGTAGTGAGTCCTCAATCAGCCTTGAGGACAACCCGTGG
This is a stretch of genomic DNA from Vulcanisaeta moutnovskia 768-28. It encodes these proteins:
- a CDS encoding ribbon-helix-helix protein, CopG family, whose translation is MRFRVVRVREDVYELLRALADSRGVSVGEVIRQLINAYLAMSEVKEMLRQCLSRANTEVVKDSIREKSVELGSESSISLEDNPWVQIIRARVVRNEGGEGRRGVGG